The Ischnura elegans chromosome 1, ioIscEleg1.1, whole genome shotgun sequence genome contains a region encoding:
- the LOC124164122 gene encoding protein LLP homolog, producing the protein MAKSLRSKWKKKMRAVKRVRYGKKELEKLKLIVGTGSKTDVDMENISEIATVTDATAIKEKKESEDVESMEVGDRKFNKKTFRDQNGTFPVWMSQRQVKKKTKSIQQKKKKKSKSKKK; encoded by the exons ATGGCTAAAAGTTTGAGAAGCAAGTGGAAGAAGAAAATGCGGGCTGTGAAAAGAGTTCGTTATGGAAAGAAGGAACTTGAGAAATTGAAGTTAATCGTTGGCACTGGTTCTAAGACCGATGTagacatggaaaatatttctgaaattgcCACAG TGACGGATGCTACTGCAATAAAGGAAAAGAAGGAGTCTGAGGATGTGGAGTCAATGGAAGTAGGTGATAGAAAGTTCAACAAGAAGACATTCAGAGACCAAAATGGAACATTTCCAGTGTGGATGTCACAACGGCAggttaaaaagaaaacaaaatccattcagcagaaaaagaagaagaaatcgAAAAGCAAGAAAAAGTAA